A stretch of Scheffersomyces stipitis CBS 6054 chromosome 2, complete sequence DNA encodes these proteins:
- the GPP1 gene encoding DL-glycerol-3-phosphatase (go_funtion catalytic activity~go_process metabolism) gives MTITKKPAVFYVNAALFDCDGTLVNSTGAISEFWRDFAKTRPHVNPEEIIKTSHGVRTFDVIAKWSPEDAVVETVTAMEGSIPDSFGQYAKPIPGAVELVKSFDNLSKTQTADKKQRWAIVTSGTLPLATKWLKLLQIKQPDIFITAEKCSKGKPHPQGYQIARDSLGYNHSAKKVVVFEDAPAGIAAGKGAGAFIVGICSTYNPEKVRSAGADIVVDDLSSLHIESYNPETDEFKVFVKDYHYANDEFFEDI, from the coding sequence ATGACTATCACTAAGAAGCCAGCTGTTTTCTACGTCAATGCCGCCTTGTTTGACTGTGACGGTACCTTAGTAAACTCTACTGGAGCCATCTCCGAATTCTGGAGAGATTTCGCAAAGACAAGACCACACGTTAAcccagaagaaattatcAAGACTTCCCACGGTGTGCGTACCTTTGACGTCATCGCCAAATGGTCACCAGAAGATGCCGTTGTTGAAACTGTTACTGCCATGGAAGGTTCGATTCCAGACTCGTTTGGTCAATACGCCAAGCCTATTCCTGGTGCTGTTGAGTTAGTCAAATCCTTTgacaacttgtccaagacACAGACTGCTGATAAGAAGCAGAGATGGGCCATTGTCACGTCCGGCACTTTACCCTTGGCTACCAAATGGCTCAAATTGTTACAAATCAAGCAGCCAGATATTTTCATCACGGCTGAAAAGTGCTCCAAGGGTAAGCCACACCCTCAAGGTTACCAAATTGCCAGAGACAGCTTGGGATACAACCATTCTGCCAAAAAGGTAGTAGTCTTTGAAGACGCACCTGCTGGAATTGCTGCTGGAAAGGGAGCTGGAGCCTTTATAGTCGGTATCTGTTCCACCTACAATCCTGAAAAGGTCAGAAGCGCTGGTGCTGACATCGTGGTTGACGACTTGTCCTCTTTGCACATTGAATCCTACAACCCTGAAACTGACGAGTTCAAGGTATTTGTGAAAGACTACCATTACGCCAACGACGAATTTTTTGAGGATATCTAA
- a CDS encoding predicted protein encodes NVRNLRLFGKCFLESEGQLPKYLSILEKGLLPIFSRNPPKFMKWDGQEFNLLSTKESTSSTERESNERFCFWKEVLKSMSGSGIVVSASDQQVTEVMNLLKVLRFLENELPIQIVHKGDLNRDSQKRIIEIGRGVDTPHDKFKQNVWFVDVSNCLHIDHLNKFTRFKNKWLSVLFSSFEEIILMDADTVPLVKPSTLLQNEKYKRSGALFFKDRALSETIWSSEVYLYKSLLPNNLEQRVFGTALQTKTIFENTF; translated from the coding sequence AATGTCCGCAACCTACGTCTTTTTGGAAAATGTTTCCTAGAAAGTGAAGGTCAATTACCAAAATATCTAAGTATCCTAGAGAAGGGGCTTCTACCAATTTTTTCACGAAATCCACCAAAGTTTATGAAATGGGACGGTCAAGAGTTTAACTTACTTTCGACAAAGGAatcgacttcttctacagaacGTGAATCGAATGAAAGGTTTTgtttttggaaagaagtcTTGAAAAGTATGAGTGGATCTGGAATAGTAGTGAGTGCTAGTGATCAACAAGTAACTGAGGTGATGAATTTGCTTAAAgttcttcgttttcttgaaaatgaattaCCAATTCAAATAGTTCATAAGGGGGATCTTAATCGGGATTCTCAAAAAAGGATTATAGAAATCGGGAGAGGTGTAGACACTCCTCATGACAAATTCAAACAAAACGTTTGGTTTGTTGATGTATCCAATTGCTTACACATAGATCATTTGAATAAATTTACTagattcaagaacaaatgGCTCTCTGTTTTGTTCTCCTCATTCGAGGAAATCATTTTAATGGATGCCGACACGGTTCCTTTGGTGAAACCTAGTACACTTCTACAGAACGAAAAGTATAAAAGATCTGGAGCGCTTTTCTTTAAGGATAGGGCGTTAAGTGAAACAATATGGTCTTCAGAGGTGTACCTTTATAAGTCCTTACTTCCAAATAATTTAGAACAAAGAGTGTTTGGAACTGCACTTCAAACTAAAACAATCTTCGAAAATACCTTT
- a CDS encoding predicted protein → MESGLVVLNRNHHMTGLLMGCQLNMWDLTSKPVHGDKELFWLGQLLSGQEDFEFANKHAAAIGQVEQSGKIKKVCSTQVAHFDDNGELIWINGGLSTCKKNSACYDYSRFKNLRGNFNSCLSLNSYYQHPIAPKVALITAPKEYSMFQRSLGWKQQPDLGCLGYFWCTHSDSNAENDELIEFNSTFREYFQNLANIWTGVN, encoded by the coding sequence ATGGAAAGTGGGTTGGTGGTACTAAATAGAAACCATCATATGACAGGGCTCTTGATGGGTTGCCAACTTAATATGTGGGACTTAACTAGTAAGCCAGTTCATGGTGATAAGGAGCTCTTTTGGCTAGGTCAATTACTTAGTGGGcaagaagactttgagTTTGCAAACAAACATGCTGCTGCTattggacaagttgaacagTCGGGTAAGATCAAAAAGGTGTGCTCGACACAGGTGGCTCATTTTGATGACAACGGAGAATTGATATGGATCAATGGTGGTCTTCTGACATGCAAGAAGAATTCAGCCTGTTATGATTATTCAAGATTTAAGAACCTCAGAGGAAACTTCAACTCATGTTTACTGTTAAATTCATATTACCAGCATCCAATTGCACCCAAGGTTGCATTAATTACAGCACCTAAAGAGTATTCTATGTTTCAAAGATCACTTGGTTGGAAGCAACAGCCGGATCTAGGCTGTTTGGGATACTTTTGGTGTACCCATAGTGATCTGAATGCTGAAAATGATGAGTTAATTGAATTTAACTCTACATTTAGAGAATACTTTCAGAATTTGGCAAACATATGGACTGGAGTAAATTAA